From one Lineus longissimus chromosome 3, tnLinLong1.2, whole genome shotgun sequence genomic stretch:
- the LOC135484947 gene encoding uncharacterized protein LOC135484947, translated as MKFKIFVVVLLFVLDCSEINSETGPEHKPEKRHTGSEFAKKAPDTKEKSNGPKLSSNENRPHDGQNFVNQARAFRAELEGSDKSVAVDTHVAPGRRFRHHKTSETQRLLSRRKRIRRAAKTTESTPEQTTTVFENKSSLDIEKIGIICAAILGGIPALICLCVALRSCGLKICCDCCCKEQNPLRIGYSGYKSKFARRKLQNSNDPQISTISGNPDMVENPLKEFGSYIKASMSNIKNSLLGLGGGGNTQSNQGLPDVENPAVDTTAFNSADITSRPTTAAKEEETEAVENEEETIVRQPTIDNDSISGESSEVTVDVNARESESARTTPDDPDETAEEIRPATGQARPMTGVRRPPTSQGRPMTGQPPDLPPRPKTGARAETPGSRPGTSSRPGTGSALGRPDTGNASPGEVLINENSIQM; from the coding sequence GGCCTGAACACAAACCTGAGAAGCGACACACGGGGTCTGAATTCGCCAAGAAAGCTCCAGACACAAAAGAAAAATCCAATGGGCCAAAATTAAGTTCAAACGAGAATCGGCCCCACGACGGCCAGAACTTCGTGAACCAAGCTCGGGCCTTCCGTGCTGAGTTGGAGGGAAGTGACAAAAGTGTTGCAGTCGACACCCATGTTGCGCCGGGAAGAAGATTCAGACATCATAAAACATCCGAGACGCAACGGCTGCTGTCGCGTCGGAAACGTATCCGGAGAGCCGCAAAAACCACCGAATCCACCCCTGAGCAGACGACGACtgtttttgaaaacaaaagTTCACTGGACATCGAGAAGATTGGCATTATCTGTGCAGCCATCCTCGGCGGTATCCCAGCACTCATCTGTCTGTGTGTGGCGCTGAGGTCATGTGGCTTAAAGATCTGCTGTGACTGCTGCTGCAAGGAGCAGAACCCGCTCAGGATTGGCTACAGCGGCTATAAATCAAAGTTCGCGAGGAGGAAACTGCAGAACTCGAATGACCCGCAGATCAGCACAATCAGCGGGAATCCGGACATGGTGGAGAACCCGCTGAAGGAGTTTGGCAGTTACATCAAAGCGTCCATGTCGAATATCAAGAATAGTTTACTGGGTTTAGGCGGTGGAGGAAATACCCAGAGTAACCAAGGGTTACCAGATGTGGAGAATCCTGCTGTCGATACCACTGCTTTCAACTCTGCCGACATCACCAGTCGGCCGACCACCGCTGCGAAGGAAGAGGAGACAGAGGCTGTTGAGAATGAAGAGGAGACAATCGTCAGGCAGCCGACTATCGACAACGACAGCATATCCGGGGAGAGTAGCGAGGTAACTGTGGATGTGAACGCGCGCGAGTCCGAGAGCGCGAGGACAACACCGGACGACCCAGATGAGACTGCGGAGGAGATCAGGCCAGCTACGGGTCAGGCAAGACCCATGACCGGAGTCAGGAGGCCGCCGACTAGCCAGGGGAGGCCAATGACTGGACAACCACCGGACCTGCCGCCGAGACCTAAGACTGGCGCCAGGGCGGAAACACCAGGATCTCGGCCAGGAACGTCATCCAGACCTGGTACAGGAAGCGCTCTTGGAAGACCAGACACAGGGAATGCCTCTCCTGGTGAAGTCCTCATTAATGAGAACTCGATccaaatgtaa